A DNA window from Cervus canadensis isolate Bull #8, Minnesota chromosome 30, ASM1932006v1, whole genome shotgun sequence contains the following coding sequences:
- the LOC122432108 gene encoding src substrate cortactin-like — MGPKASHRYRGKFGVEQDRMDKSAVGHEYQSKLSKCCLQVDSIWGFGGEFGVQLDRVDQNLLMSMESVMPPAHLILCCPLHLDRTEHLPTKNSLKTKKDSFETELETSISSQGPKSH; from the exons ATGGGACCCAAAGCCTCGCACAGATACAGAGGGAAGTTTGGCGTGGAGCAGGACAGGATGGACAAG TCAGCTGTCGGCCATGAGTATCAGTCAAAGCTCTCCAAGTGCTGCTTGCAGGTTGACTCCATCTGGGGGTTTGGAGGCGAGTTTGGTGTCCAGTTGGACAGAGTGGACCAG aatttgctcatgtccatggagtctgtgatgccacctgcccatctcatcctctgttgcccacttcatTTGGATAGAACTGAACATCTTCCCactaaaaactctttaaaaaccaaaaaggacAGCTTTGAAACAGAGTTGGAAACATCTATTTCAAGCCAAGGGCCAAAATCACACTGA